The Toxorhynchites rutilus septentrionalis strain SRP chromosome 3, ASM2978413v1, whole genome shotgun sequence genome includes a region encoding these proteins:
- the LOC129775012 gene encoding clavesin-2-like, with the protein MSDICDFEWSNNRFRHNLTISDLKGYNKNEPTDRSRALIALKELIGASMDYALKDKSCFQDDEFLFRFLYARKFNVNDAFQLVINYHAYRQRNGPLLQRLSVLDENIQLALRDGFPGVLPNRDRRGRKVLIFLAANWDYSSYSLVTVYRALLLSIEKLLEDKQNQANGFIVIVDWTNFTFRQSSNLNPKVLKLMIEGLQDCFPVRFKAIHFIGQPWYVEAALAVIRPFLKEKTRERIKLHGGNLSTLHNCIARDILPTELGGEGPTFNPLNWYHELLESSQISTKPAPSYILSQPQFYTKSPPPLATATITTTTTTMTAGSDFLRSTKAAAVKIGVLTTKANDPAANMLLGVGSDT; encoded by the exons ATGTCTGACATCTGTGATTTCGAGTGGTCCAACAATCGATTCCGACACAATTTGACCATCTCGGATTTGAAAGGCTACAATAAAAATGAGCCCACCGATCGGAGCCGAGCTCTGATAGCTCTTAAGGAATTGATTGGAGCTAGCATGGATTATGCCCTGAAGGATAAATCCTGCTTCCAAGACGACgaatttttgtttcgatttttgtATGCGCGTAAATTTAACGTGAATGATGCGTTTCAACTGGTGATCAATTATCACGCATATCGACAGCGAAATGGGCCTCTGCTGCAGCGATTGTCTGTGTTGGATGAAAACATACAACTAGCACTCAGAGATGGATTTCCCGGTGTTCTGCCGAACAGAGATAGGagaggaaggaaggtattgatatTCCTAGCTGCTAATTGGGATTATTCGTCGTACTCGCTAGTCACGGTGTATAGAGCGCTGCTTTTATCAATTGAAAAGCTACTGGAGGATAAACAAAACCAAGCCAACGGATTTATAGTGATCGTGGATTGGACCAATTTCACCTTCCGGCAATCGTCTAATCTAAATCCGAAAGTGCTAAAACTTATGATCGAAGGTTTACAG GACTGTTTCCCCGTTCGATTCAAAGCGATACACTTCATCGGGCAACCTTGGTATGTCGAAGCGGCCCTAGCTGTAATTCGACCCTTCCTCAAAGAAAAAACTCGCGAGCGGATAAAATTGCACGGTGGTAATCTATCCACGCTCCACAATTGTATCGCCCGCGATATCCTCCCGACTGAACTGGGCGGCGAGGGGCCTACCTTCAACCCGCTGAACTGGTACCATGAACTACTCGAATCGAGCCAAATCTCCACCAAACCCGCGCCATCGTACATTCTAAGTCAGCCCCAGTTCTACACCAAATCACCCCCGCCCCTAGCGACGGCCACTATCACAACAACGACGACAACCATGACGGCTGGTTCCGATTTTCTGAGAAGTACCAAAGCGGCCGCGGTTAAAATTGGCGTATTGACAACCAAGGCGAACGATCCGGCCGCCAACATGCTGCTCGGGGTGGGGAGTGACACGTGA